AGCCGACCCGCGAGCCGTGCCTGTTGCGCCGCCGACGCCATGCGTCCCTGCCATTCGTGCGCGAGCGCTTCGGCGTGCGCCGGCGAAATCGCCGGTGGCTCCTCGGCGCTTTCGTTGACGCGATGCTCGTCGCCCGCGTCGTCCCAGCCCGCTTCGCTTTGCGTGAACGATACGCGAGCGAGCGCCGGCCGCGCTTCGCGCGACCGTCGTCCGGTCAATGCGCCGGTGCCTCCGCCGATGTGCTGGTCGAGCGTGCGCATCTGCGGGCCGAGCGGCAGCAGCGGGTAGATCTCTTCGGCGGACAGTCCGCGATACGCCGCGTCCAGCAATGCATCGGGCGGCGCAACCATGCCTTCGTCGACGAGCAGCAGGTTGACCGCGTGATCGCAGGCGACGTCCCAGCGCTTGACCGTGCGATGCGAGCGGCGCGCGAGATGGCCGAGCGCGCAGTGCATCGCCTCGTGCGCGAGCACGAACTGCGCTTCGGCGAGACTCAAGCGGTCGACGTACTCGGCGTTGTAGTAGATCGCGCGGGCGTCGGTGGCGACGCTCGCGCACCAGTCGCCGGTCGCGGGCACCAGCGGCAGGTGCATGACGAGCGCGCCGATGAACGGCCGCTCGAGGATGAGCCGGGCGCGCGCCGCCGCGAGCTTGGTCGCGGCCGCGTCGGGGATCACCGCCGCAGCGCCGGCAGGTCGTAGAGCACGAGATCGCTGATGCTCTCCGCCCACTGCGCGAATTCGGGAATGCCGTAGAGCGGCTGCCCGATCGATCGATGGAGATCGGTCACGAGCATGACGCCCATCTCGCGTTCGGGAAACGACCGTGCGTAGCGCAGGATGTTGGCGTAGAGGCGCCCGGCGTCGGCGCTGTCGCGCGCCTGCGCGGCCCGCCGCACGATCGCCGACGCCACCCCGTATTGCAGGTCGATCGCCCGCGGCACTCCGGTCTCTCGCCCCTCGACGATCGCATCGAGGTCGGGCAGCTCGCTCATGTGCTCGACGAACGCCTTGAGCTCGACACCGGCCGCCGCGCCGACGCACGCCTGCAGCGAGTCGAGCAGCAGCGCGGGATGACCTTCGAACTTGCGCAGCGCGCGATGCGCGTACTCCCACGAACGAGGGCTCGGAAAAGCGACCGGGTTGCGCGCGGGATCGAAGTCGAAGAGCAGATCGGGCCGAAAACGCAGGAAAGCGATGACGCGCTCGTCGAGCCCCGCGTGGTGCGCCCA
The DNA window shown above is from Burkholderiales bacterium and carries:
- a CDS encoding VWA-like domain-containing protein, translated to MIPDAAATKLAAARARLILERPFIGALVMHLPLVPATGDWCASVATDARAIYYNAEYVDRLSLAEAQFVLAHEAMHCALGHLARRSHRTVKRWDVACDHAVNLLLVDEGMVAPPDALLDAAYRGLSAEEIYPLLPLGPQMRTLDQHIGGGTGALTGRRSREARPALARVSFTQSEAGWDDAGDEHRVNESAEEPPAISPAHAEALAHEWQGRMASAAQQARLAGRLAPAWLRLVDKLMQPQLPWRALLARYVMSAARDDYSFQRPSRREGAAMLPRLASGEADVCVAIDTSGSVTRAELAEFVGEIDALKSQIRARVTLLACDERLDERAPWRFSAWEPVLLPEEMRGGGGTSFLPVFEWIDRTNDRPDVLVYFTDAFGEFPAAPPGYPVVWLVKGNAKVPWGERVQLN
- a CDS encoding MoxR family ATPase; the encoded protein is MRPSHIAAILDREFESSAEHTPVMLWGPPGVGKSRIIADVARAHAVELIDVRLSQMEPTDLRGIPFRSGDRVEWSVPALLPDAERHGERGILFLDEISSAPPTVTAAAYQLILDRRLGEYRVPDGWAIFAAGNRHGDRGVTYVMPSPLANRFTHYEIEPHLDDWVTWAHHAGLDERVIAFLRFRPDLLFDFDPARNPVAFPSPRSWEYAHRALRKFEGHPALLLDSLQACVGAAAGVELKAFVEHMSELPDLDAIVEGRETGVPRAIDLQYGVASAIVRRAAQARDSADAGRLYANILRYARSFPEREMGVMLVTDLHRSIGQPLYGIPEFAQWAESISDLVLYDLPALRR